The DNA region CTTCTATCTTGTTGTTTTAGAAAAATGATTAAATATGTTTAAACTTGATTCAGACGAGAAGGTGGTTTTGGAGCTTCGCAAGCACTGGTTTGTAATTTTTGTCCAGGGTTTTATCTTGTCTATAATTGCTTTATTGCCCGGCATTTTGGCGTTTGTGGTTTTGAAATTTTTCCCAACTATCAAACAAATTGATTTTGGCGGAAGTCTGGTCTATCTTTTTTCTTTCGGATATTTTATTTGGCTTCTTATTTTGTGGCTAATATTTTTTCTTGAATGGACCGACTATTATCTAGATGTTTGGTATGTAACTCCAACCAGAATTATTGCTATTGAACAAAAAGGCCTTTTTCGGCGAGAAACTATAAACTTGCGCTTTGAAAAAGTTCAAGATGCGACAGTGGAAATCAGCGGTATCATCCCGACCTTTTTGGGATTTGGTGAAATTCATGTTCAAACTGCCGGCGCTGGACGAGAAATTATACTGAAAG from Candidatus Paceibacterota bacterium includes:
- a CDS encoding PH domain-containing protein encodes the protein MFKLDSDEKVVLELRKHWFVIFVQGFILSIIALLPGILAFVVLKFFPTIKQIDFGGSLVYLFSFGYFIWLLILWLIFFLEWTDYYLDVWYVTPTRIIAIEQKGLFRRETINLRFEKVQDATVEISGIIPTFLGFGEIHVQTAGAGREIILKDAKNPHEAKKIILDLHSKILEKESGHDHLVRHE